GACATTTTCACCTACCTCAACAAATGGCTACCCCGCTTCGCTGCCAGCAATCGCTCCTATGTCACCATTGCCATTGGCTGCACCGGCGGGCACCACCGCTCTGTTTACCTGACCGAGCGCCTCGGCCAGGTCCTGCATCAATCCCTCAAGAACGTTCAGGTCCGTCACCGCGACCTAAGCTGAAAGGACTTTCACTGCGATGCCCGCTCGTCAAATAACAATCATCAACAAGCTCGGCCTGCACGCCCGCGCCGCCGCCAAATTCGTCGGCGTGGCCGGAAGATTCCCTTGCCAGATCAGAGTCGGCCGTTCGCCTGAAAGCATGGTCGATGGCAAAAGCATCATGGCCGTCATGATGCTCGCCGCCGGCAAAGGCACGGAGATCCACCTGTCTACCGAAGGCGAACAGGAAGACGCTGCGCTGGATGGCCTGGTCGAGCTGATTGACAACAAGTTTGATGAGGGTGAATAGATCGCTGCTGTAAGGTCAACAATATTTTTCCTTGCCAGCTCATTGCGTCGCAGCTACTATTTTATCTTAAATTTAAGATATTCTGTAGAGGCATGTTATGGCGCTTCAATTTCACGACAGCCCTTTTCACGTGACCCATGATGAAGAAGCTGCCAGCAAGATGGCACTCAAGATGGATCTCTCGATCTTCATCACCAACTGCATTAAAAAGTTGGGTCTCAAGCAAAGCGAAGCGGCGGTCAGGCTGGGTTTGACTCAGTCGCGAGTTTCGGAACTGGCTAACGGCAAAATCGAAAAATTCACTATCGACGCCATGATAGATATGCTCGACAGGTTGGGCTTCCGCGCCAATTTCACAATGTCAGCGTCGGATATCGATGCCTCACCTCAAATTGTGATTTCCAGGCAGGCTTAAAGCCGG
This genomic window from Pseudomonas sp. G.S.17 contains:
- a CDS encoding HPr family phosphocarrier protein: MPARQITIINKLGLHARAAAKFVGVAGRFPCQIRVGRSPESMVDGKSIMAVMMLAAGKGTEIHLSTEGEQEDAALDGLVELIDNKFDEGE
- a CDS encoding XRE family transcriptional regulator encodes the protein MALQFHDSPFHVTHDEEAASKMALKMDLSIFITNCIKKLGLKQSEAAVRLGLTQSRVSELANGKIEKFTIDAMIDMLDRLGFRANFTMSASDIDASPQIVISRQA